The Castanea sativa cultivar Marrone di Chiusa Pesio chromosome 11, ASM4071231v1 genome contains a region encoding:
- the LOC142617540 gene encoding putative RING-H2 finger protein ATL69 → MSTVVPPVPSAATGVGLGYGIAIAVSILVLISTIMLASYACVRIKANGRNNSGGGGDNNILRGRSNHQSATRISVEPVVIVVGLDGPNIESYPKMVLGESRRLPKPNNGPCSICLSDYQPKDTIRCIPECHHCFHANCIDQWLQMSATCPLCRNSPAPSGNSTPLATPLSELVPLASHAR, encoded by the coding sequence ATGTCCACGGTTGTACCACCTGTGCCGTCGGCAGCCACCGGCGTCGGCCTCGGCTACGGCATCGCCATTGCCGTGAGTATTCTCGTACTCATCTCTACTATCATGCTTGCTTCGTATGCGTGCGTTAGAATCAAAGCTAACGGTCGTAAtaatagtggtggtggtggcgatAATAATATCTTGAGAGGAAGGTCTAATCACCAATCTGCAACGAGGATTTCGGTAGAGCCCGTGGTGATAGTGGTGGGTTTAGATGGACCTAACATAGAGTCTTACCCCAAGATGGTTCTTGGTGAAAGTCGACGACTGCCTAAGCCAAACAACGGGCCATGTTCGATTTGCTTGTCCGACTACCAGCCCAAGGATACCATAAGGTGCATTCCAGAGTGCCATCACTGTTTCCATGCAAATTGCATTGATCAATGGCTCCAAATGAGTGCTACTTGTCCTTTGTGTCGAAATTCTCCTGCTCCATCAGGAAACTCTACACCTCTTGCTACTCCTTTGTCAGAATTGGTTCCACTGGCCTCCCATGCCAGGTga